The following nucleotide sequence is from Gammaproteobacteria bacterium.
GTGGAGGTAGTATAAAATCACAGATGAAGCGAGCCGATAAGTCAAAAGCTAGGCTGGCTTTTATTTTGGGTGAGGATGAGCTGAAAAACCAAAATGTCACGGTGAAATACATGCGTGAAAAGCGTGACCAAGCAACGGTTTCACAGGGTGATGTACTGAATTTTTTAGATAGTTATTTAAATACGCAATAAATTAGGTAAGCAAGAAAATATGGCTGAGTACGAAACAGAAGAACAGCAGGTTGAAGCGCTAAAAGATTGGTGGAAGCAAAATGGTCTAGCAGTTATTGGTGGTGCAGTATTAGGTATTTCTGCGCTCATGGGCTGGCGTGGCTGGAATTGGCATCAAGAAAAGCAGGCGACTGAGGCTTCAGATATTTTCGCTGTAGTGCAAGAAGCGGTTAATAAGAATGATGTGAATGCTTTACAAGAGCAAACTAAAACGTTGCGAGATAATTATGCAGCTACACCTTATGCATCGCTGGCAGTTTTGCATCAAGCAAAAAATTTAACTGAGCAAGGCAATACTGATGCTGCGGAAGAAAGTTTGCGCTGGGTGTTAAATAACAGCAAACAAGAAACTGTGCAGAATGTTGCGCGTTTGCGCTTGGCCCGGCTTTTACTCGCAGACAATAAAGTTGATGAAGCTCAAGCTATGGTAGGTAGCGAAATGTCTGATGCCTATGCGTCATTAGCAAATGAAATTCGTGGCGATATTTTTGTAGCTAAAGGTGAAATTGAGCAAGCTAAAGAAGCTTATGATCAAGCCATGCAATCAGCTAGCGGTGACGGTGTAGAATACTTGCAACTTAAGCGCAATAATTTAGGCAGTTAACTTGGCAATTTCAATCGCGATGCGTAATTGCATCAATCTACTTTTAATAATTGTGATCGCAAGCAGTTTGCAACTTGCGGGTTGCAGCGTATTAAGCAAACCAAAAGAATGGTTTGAAAAAGAAGAAAATCCGAGAGAGCCAGCAAAGCTTGCAAAAATCGAAGCTGAAAAAATTAGTGTGCAACAGGTTTGGCGTAATTCGGTTGGTAATTTAGAAGAGTCTTACAATAAAATACGTCCTTATATTACCGATAATCGTGTGTACCTTAGTGATGCTGAAGGTCGTGTAGAGGCCTGGCAGCGTGAAGATGGTAAGCACTTATGGTCTGTAAATCTTAAAGAAGATATTTCTGGCGGGGTAAATGGTGGCGAAGGAATTGTCGCCATTGGAACGGAAAACGGCGAGGTCGTTGCTTTGGATGCAGATGATGGCAGTGAAAGTTGGCGCACCAAAGTACCGAGTGAAGCAATGTCATTGTCAGAAGCAAGATATGGAGTCATTGCAGTAAGAACGAATGATAATTCTGTGCATGCTTTGGATGTAAGATCTGGCAATATAAGTTGGAGTGCAGGCAAAAGTCGTCCGGCATTAACATTGCGAGGCGCGAGTCAGCCCAAAGTGGTGGGTGATTTAGTGCTAGTGGGTTTCGATGATGGAAAGTTAATGGCCATAAATTTGCGCGATGGCGAACCCGTGTGGGAAGTGCCGGTTTCAATACCAAAAGGACGCTCTGAATTAGAACGTATGTCCGATGTGGATGGTGAATTTGCTTATCTTGATGGTATCGTATTTGCAGCGAGTTTTAATGGCCGAGTAGTCGCTATTGATTTAGACACAGGTAAAACACAATGGACAAAAGATCTCTCATCATATGCAG
It contains:
- a CDS encoding tetratricopeptide repeat protein, translated to MAEYETEEQQVEALKDWWKQNGLAVIGGAVLGISALMGWRGWNWHQEKQATEASDIFAVVQEAVNKNDVNALQEQTKTLRDNYAATPYASLAVLHQAKNLTEQGNTDAAEESLRWVLNNSKQETVQNVARLRLARLLLADNKVDEAQAMVGSEMSDAYASLANEIRGDIFVAKGEIEQAKEAYDQAMQSASGDGVEYLQLKRNNLGS
- the bamB gene encoding outer membrane protein assembly factor BamB is translated as MAISIAMRNCINLLLIIVIASSLQLAGCSVLSKPKEWFEKEENPREPAKLAKIEAEKISVQQVWRNSVGNLEESYNKIRPYITDNRVYLSDAEGRVEAWQREDGKHLWSVNLKEDISGGVNGGEGIVAIGTENGEVVALDADDGSESWRTKVPSEAMSLSEARYGVIAVRTNDNSVHALDVRSGNISWSAGKSRPALTLRGASQPKVVGDLVLVGFDDGKLMAINLRDGEPVWEVPVSIPKGRSELERMSDVDGEFAYLDGIVFAASFNGRVVAIDLDTGKTQWTKDLSSYAGLSVDRERVYVTDADDSVWGLDISTGATLWRQDKFLYRELTAPQVMGNYIVVGDYDGYLHWLSKEDGKIIGRDNVAGDKIEVAPIIINNRAYVLANNGSLSVLQYRK